The following proteins are co-located in the Frigidibacter mobilis genome:
- a CDS encoding acetate/propionate family kinase, with protein sequence MTDAGPGMILTLNAGSSSLKFSVFEPGAEPRECAHGQVENIGGTAAELTLTEGTRKTRLGIGRAHHQSALQAILGQLAPLLKGRTIAGVGHRIVHGGTAHAAPEVLTPKVMAYLATLEPLAPLHQPHNLAAVRAAIAAFPGARQVGCFDTGFHRGHPWENDTFALPRRYYDKGVRRYGFHGLSYDYVSHELARTRPELAAGRVIIAHLGNGASMCALRNGNSIGSTMGFSALDGLPMGTRCGQLDPGVVLWLMQSEGMGAVEISNLLYRESGLKGLSGLSHDMRTLEAAGTPEAAQAIDYFVFRIRREIGAMTAILGGLDALVFCGGIGENSAMIRARLCEGMDWLGLTLDAAANEARAPEIGHGRVRVLVIPTDEERVIARAVNAALQVAG encoded by the coding sequence ATGACCGATGCCGGACCGGGCATGATCCTGACCCTGAACGCGGGATCCTCCTCGCTCAAGTTCTCGGTGTTCGAGCCGGGGGCAGAGCCGCGAGAATGCGCCCACGGCCAGGTCGAGAATATCGGCGGCACCGCGGCCGAGCTGACGCTGACCGAAGGCACGCGCAAGACCCGCCTTGGCATCGGCCGCGCCCATCACCAGAGCGCGTTGCAGGCGATCCTGGGGCAGTTGGCCCCATTGCTGAAGGGTCGCACCATCGCTGGCGTCGGGCACAGGATCGTGCATGGCGGCACCGCCCATGCCGCGCCCGAAGTGCTGACGCCAAAGGTGATGGCCTATCTGGCCACGCTGGAGCCGCTGGCCCCACTGCACCAGCCGCACAACCTGGCGGCGGTGCGCGCCGCGATCGCGGCCTTTCCGGGCGCGCGGCAGGTCGGCTGCTTCGACACCGGCTTTCACCGCGGCCATCCGTGGGAGAACGACACCTTCGCCCTGCCCCGCCGCTATTACGACAAGGGTGTGCGCCGCTACGGCTTTCACGGGCTGAGTTATGATTACGTCTCGCATGAACTGGCGCGCACCCGGCCCGAGCTTGCGGCAGGCCGGGTCATCATCGCCCATCTGGGCAATGGCGCCTCGATGTGTGCGCTTCGGAACGGCAACTCCATCGGCTCGACAATGGGGTTCTCGGCGCTGGACGGGCTGCCGATGGGCACCCGCTGCGGCCAACTCGATCCGGGCGTCGTGCTGTGGCTGATGCAGTCCGAAGGCATGGGCGCGGTGGAAATATCCAACCTCCTCTACCGCGAAAGCGGGCTGAAGGGGCTTTCGGGCCTCAGCCATGACATGCGCACGCTGGAGGCCGCGGGCACGCCAGAGGCGGCGCAGGCAATCGACTATTTCGTGTTCCGCATCCGGCGCGAGATCGGGGCGATGACCGCGATCCTTGGCGGGCTCGATGCCTTGGTGTTCTGCGGCGGCATCGGCGAGAACTCGGCAATGATCCGCGCCCGGCTGTGCGAGGGAATGGACTGGCTGGGCCTGACCCTCGATGCCGCCGCGAACGAGGCCCGCGCGCCAGAGATCGGCCACGGCCGCGTGCGCGTTCTGGTGATCCCGACCGATGAGGAACGGGTGATCGCCCGCGCGGTCAACGCCGCGCTGCAGGTGGCGGGCTAG
- a CDS encoding bifunctional enoyl-CoA hydratase/phosphate acetyltransferase: MTQHTNILWANLAPGMQAQVTRTATADDFFVFANNSGNINPMHLLQQDADHDGLRDGVAPSLWVGSLISAVLGNHLPGPGTLYRAQSFRFTGRAHEGDVLTAHVRLTEKRPPNIALFETWVETADGIRIVEGEAEVTASDHVVAVDLHAVPGLTVQTHVHFDKMLERVAPLPALRCAVVAPEDANSLAGALLARDHTILDPVLIGDRSRILAAAAELGADISALELVDIADHRSAAARAVQMVHEGRVRTIMKGNLHSDDLLSEIVKRDGGLRTARRLSHVFVMDVPGLDHLLMVTDAAINIAPDLECKVDIVQNAIDLAHALGLAQPKVGILSAVETVNLRIPSTLDAAILSKMAERGQIRGGIVDGPLAMDNAIDLEAARTKGISSAVAGRADILVVPNLEAGNMLAKELTFLAHAQAAGIVMGARCPIILTSRADDDRSRLASCAVAALVEYGMKPL, encoded by the coding sequence ATGACCCAGCACACAAACATCCTCTGGGCCAATCTTGCGCCCGGAATGCAGGCGCAGGTGACGCGCACTGCCACCGCCGACGATTTCTTCGTCTTCGCCAACAACTCGGGCAATATCAATCCGATGCACCTGCTGCAGCAGGATGCGGATCATGACGGGCTGCGCGACGGGGTTGCGCCCTCGCTCTGGGTTGGCAGCCTGATCTCGGCGGTACTGGGCAACCATCTGCCGGGCCCCGGGACGCTCTACCGGGCGCAAAGCTTCCGTTTCACGGGCCGCGCGCATGAAGGTGACGTGCTCACCGCCCATGTCCGGCTGACCGAAAAACGCCCTCCAAACATCGCGCTGTTCGAAACCTGGGTGGAAACCGCCGATGGCATCCGCATTGTCGAGGGTGAAGCCGAGGTGACCGCCTCGGACCATGTGGTCGCCGTCGATCTGCATGCGGTGCCGGGGCTGACGGTGCAGACCCATGTGCATTTCGACAAGATGCTGGAACGGGTGGCGCCATTGCCGGCGCTGCGCTGTGCCGTGGTTGCCCCCGAAGATGCGAACTCGCTGGCCGGGGCGCTTCTGGCGCGCGATCACACCATCCTCGACCCGGTGCTGATCGGCGACCGCAGCCGCATTCTGGCCGCCGCGGCCGAGCTTGGCGCCGACATCTCGGCGCTGGAGCTGGTCGATATCGCCGACCACCGCTCTGCCGCCGCCCGTGCCGTGCAGATGGTGCATGAAGGCCGGGTGCGCACCATCATGAAGGGAAACCTGCATTCCGACGACCTGCTGTCGGAAATCGTCAAGCGTGACGGGGGCCTGCGCACCGCGCGGCGGCTCAGCCATGTCTTCGTGATGGATGTGCCCGGGCTCGACCATCTGCTGATGGTCACCGATGCCGCGATCAACATCGCGCCCGATCTGGAATGCAAGGTGGATATCGTCCAGAACGCCATCGACCTCGCCCATGCACTCGGGCTGGCGCAACCGAAGGTCGGCATCCTGTCGGCAGTCGAAACGGTGAACCTGCGCATCCCCTCGACGCTCGACGCCGCGATCCTGTCGAAGATGGCCGAGCGCGGCCAGATCCGCGGCGGCATCGTCGATGGTCCGCTGGCGATGGACAACGCCATCGACCTGGAAGCGGCGCGCACCAAGGGCATCTCCTCCGCCGTGGCGGGGCGCGCCGACATTCTGGTAGTGCCCAACCTCGAAGCCGGGAACATGCTGGCCAAGGAGCTGACCTTCCTTGCCCATGCGCAGGCCGCCGGCATCGTGATGGGCGCGCGCTGCCCGATCATCCTCACCAGCCGCGCGGATGACGACCGCTCTCGCCTGGCCTCCTGCGCGGTGGCGGCGCTGGTGGAATACGGGATGAAGCCGCTATGA
- the parA gene encoding ParA family partition ATPase: MAGKVIAVAQQKGGSGKTTIAVNLAVAFMQQGARVSLLDTDPQGSLGRWFMARRARLGDPGMEFSTSSAWGVGYECEKLRRDADFILVDTPPKVDADLRPTLREANLILIPVASSHVDLWATEGVLDLARRERKRTTVVLNRAKAGTRLGEEVAAAAAALEAELAETRLANRIVYAETLGEGLGVLESPRRGPACDEIRRLAAEVQALLA; the protein is encoded by the coding sequence ATGGCCGGCAAGGTGATTGCAGTTGCACAGCAGAAGGGCGGGTCGGGCAAGACCACGATCGCCGTCAATCTGGCAGTGGCCTTCATGCAGCAGGGCGCGCGGGTGTCGCTGCTCGATACCGATCCGCAGGGCAGCCTCGGGCGCTGGTTCATGGCGCGGCGCGCGCGGCTCGGGGATCCGGGGATGGAGTTCTCAACCTCCTCGGCCTGGGGCGTCGGCTATGAGTGCGAAAAGCTGCGCCGCGATGCCGATTTCATTCTGGTCGATACGCCGCCCAAGGTCGATGCCGACCTGCGCCCGACGCTGCGCGAGGCCAACCTGATCCTGATCCCCGTCGCCTCCAGCCATGTCGATTTGTGGGCGACCGAGGGGGTGCTGGATCTGGCGCGGCGCGAGAGGAAGCGCACCACGGTGGTGCTCAACCGCGCCAAGGCCGGCACCAGGCTGGGCGAGGAGGTGGCCGCCGCCGCCGCCGCGCTTGAGGCGGAGCTGGCCGAAACGCGGCTGGCGAACCGGATCGTCTATGCCGAAACTCTGGGAGAGGGGTTGGGGGTGCTGGAATCGCCACGCCGCGGCCCGGCCTGCGACGAGATCCGCCGCCTGGCCGCAGAGGTACAGGCGCTGCTGGCCTGA
- a CDS encoding antibiotic biosynthesis monooxygenase family protein, whose protein sequence is MTTISRETTCQTVLTTFEMTPGTCGDLQEALTAAYAEFIRHQPGFISGAIHVNDAQTRIANYSQWQRREDFQAMLRTPEMRERNRAIAALCSRFEPVMYEVAEVF, encoded by the coding sequence ATGACCACAATTTCCCGCGAGACCACCTGCCAGACGGTGCTGACCACCTTCGAGATGACCCCGGGCACCTGCGGCGACCTGCAAGAGGCGCTGACCGCCGCCTATGCCGAGTTCATCCGCCATCAGCCCGGGTTCATCTCGGGCGCCATCCATGTCAACGACGCGCAGACCCGGATTGCCAACTACAGCCAGTGGCAAAGGCGCGAAGATTTCCAGGCCATGCTGCGCACACCGGAAATGCGGGAACGAAACCGGGCTATTGCGGCGTTGTGTTCAAGGTTCGAGCCGGTGATGTACGAGGTGGCAGAGGTGTTCTGA
- the uvrB gene encoding excinuclease ABC subunit UvrB codes for MPHNNMNMPMHRPDVLTRPKLEGGRRFVMHSPFQPAGDQPTAIAELAEGVRSGERDQVLLGATGTGKTFTMAKIIEETQRPAIILAPNKTLAAQLYGEFKGFFPENAVEYFVSYYDYYQPEAYVARSDTYIEKESQINEQIDRMRHSATRALLERDDVIIVASVSCIYGIGSVETYSAMTQDMVVGEAYDQRSFIQELVAQQYKRLDAAFARGAFRVRGDSVEVWPAHLEDRAWRFSFFGEELEAIIEFDPLTGAKTDSFRQIRIYANSHYVTPRPTMQQAIKGIRKELALRLKQLNDEGKLLEAQRLEQRCTFDLEMLEATGVCNGIENYSRYLTGRAPGEPPPTLFEFIPDNAIVFADESHVSVPQIGAMYKGDYRRKFTLAEHGFRLPSCMDNRPLKFEEWDAMRPQSVFVSATPAAWELEQTGGSFTEQVIRPTGLIDPMVEIRPVSMQVDDLLDEVRKVSQAGFRTLVTTLTKRMAEDLTEYMHEQGIRVRYMHSDIDTIERIEILRDLRLGAFDVLIGINLLREGLDIPECGLVAILDADKEGFLRSETSLIQTIGRAARNSEGRVIMYADRITGSMERAMRETDRRRAKQIAYNEEHGITPTTIRKNVDDVLSGLWQGDTDQSRVTAKIGKPMVGANLAAHLDAMRAAMRKAAENLEFEEAARLRDEVKRLEAVELAIADDPLARQSVVEEAAEAAVKGSGRSTGGRGGMRGGKARRGR; via the coding sequence ATGCCCCATAACAACATGAACATGCCGATGCATCGCCCCGACGTGCTGACCCGCCCCAAGCTGGAAGGCGGGCGCCGCTTCGTCATGCACAGCCCGTTCCAGCCGGCGGGCGACCAGCCGACAGCCATAGCGGAGCTGGCAGAGGGCGTCAGGTCGGGCGAGCGCGACCAGGTGCTGCTGGGGGCGACGGGCACCGGCAAGACCTTCACAATGGCGAAGATCATCGAGGAGACGCAGCGCCCGGCGATCATCCTGGCCCCGAACAAGACGCTGGCGGCGCAGCTTTACGGCGAGTTCAAGGGCTTCTTCCCCGAGAATGCCGTCGAGTACTTCGTCAGTTACTATGACTACTACCAGCCCGAGGCCTATGTGGCGCGGTCGGATACATATATCGAGAAGGAATCGCAGATCAACGAGCAGATCGACCGGATGCGCCACTCGGCGACCCGGGCGCTGCTGGAACGCGACGACGTCATCATCGTCGCTTCCGTCAGCTGCATCTACGGCATCGGCTCGGTCGAGACCTATTCGGCGATGACGCAGGACATGGTCGTGGGGGAGGCCTACGATCAGCGCAGCTTCATCCAGGAACTCGTGGCGCAGCAATACAAGCGCCTCGATGCCGCCTTTGCCCGCGGCGCCTTCCGGGTGCGCGGCGACAGTGTCGAGGTCTGGCCGGCCCACCTTGAGGACCGGGCCTGGCGCTTCTCCTTCTTCGGCGAAGAGCTGGAGGCCATCATCGAGTTCGACCCGCTGACCGGCGCCAAGACCGACAGCTTCAGGCAGATCCGCATCTACGCCAACAGCCACTACGTCACCCCGCGCCCGACCATGCAGCAGGCGATCAAGGGTATCCGCAAGGAGCTGGCCCTGCGGCTCAAGCAGCTCAACGACGAGGGCAAGCTGCTGGAGGCGCAGCGGCTGGAGCAGCGCTGCACCTTCGATCTGGAGATGCTGGAAGCGACCGGCGTGTGCAACGGCATCGAGAATTACAGCCGCTACCTGACCGGCCGCGCCCCGGGAGAGCCGCCACCGACGCTGTTCGAGTTCATCCCCGACAATGCCATCGTCTTCGCCGACGAATCCCACGTCTCGGTCCCGCAGATCGGCGCGATGTACAAGGGCGACTACCGGCGCAAGTTCACGCTGGCCGAGCATGGCTTCCGCCTGCCATCCTGCATGGACAACCGCCCGCTTAAATTCGAGGAATGGGACGCGATGCGCCCGCAATCGGTGTTCGTGTCGGCCACCCCCGCGGCCTGGGAGCTGGAACAGACCGGCGGCAGCTTCACCGAGCAGGTGATCCGCCCCACCGGCCTGATCGACCCGATGGTCGAGATCCGCCCCGTTTCCATGCAGGTCGATGACCTGCTGGACGAGGTGCGCAAGGTCTCGCAGGCGGGCTTCCGCACGCTGGTGACGACGCTGACCAAGCGCATGGCGGAGGATCTGACCGAATACATGCACGAACAGGGCATCCGCGTGCGCTACATGCACTCCGACATCGACACGATCGAGCGGATCGAGATCCTGCGCGACCTGCGGCTGGGGGCCTTCGACGTGCTGATCGGCATCAACCTTCTGCGCGAGGGGCTGGATATCCCCGAATGCGGGCTGGTGGCGATTCTGGATGCCGACAAGGAAGGCTTCCTGCGCTCGGAAACCTCGCTGATCCAGACCATCGGGCGGGCGGCGCGAAACTCCGAAGGCCGGGTCATCATGTATGCCGACCGCATCACCGGCAGCATGGAACGGGCGATGCGCGAGACGGACCGGCGCCGCGCCAAGCAGATCGCCTATAACGAGGAGCATGGCATCACCCCGACCACGATCCGCAAGAATGTCGATGACGTGCTGTCGGGGCTGTGGCAGGGCGATACCGACCAGTCGCGCGTCACCGCCAAGATCGGCAAGCCGATGGTGGGCGCGAACCTGGCCGCGCATCTGGATGCGATGCGCGCGGCGATGCGCAAGGCCGCCGAGAACCTGGAGTTCGAGGAGGCCGCGCGGCTGCGCGATGAGGTGAAGCGGCTGGAAGCGGTGGAGCTGGCGATTGCCGATGACCCGCTGGCGCGGCAATCGGTGGTGGAAGAGGCGGCGGAGGCTGCAGTCAAGGGATCGGGCCGCAGCACCGGCGGGCGCGGCGGAATGCGCGGCGGCAAGGCGCGGCGCGGGCGGTAA
- a CDS encoding ETC complex I subunit: MRVRIYQPARTAMQSGAAKTKTWVLDYAPAAAREIDPLMGWTSSDDTQSQVRLRFETREAAEDYAREHGLAYDVLEPHRRKQNIRPRGYGENFATDRRGAWTH; encoded by the coding sequence ATGCGAGTGCGTATCTACCAGCCAGCCAGAACCGCCATGCAATCGGGCGCCGCGAAGACCAAGACCTGGGTGCTGGACTATGCCCCTGCCGCTGCGCGCGAGATTGATCCGCTGATGGGCTGGACCAGTTCCGACGATACCCAGAGCCAGGTGCGCCTGCGCTTCGAGACCCGCGAAGCCGCCGAAGACTATGCCCGCGAGCATGGGCTGGCCTATGACGTTCTGGAACCTCACCGCCGCAAGCAAAACATCCGCCCCCGTGGCTATGGCGAGAATTTCGCCACCGACCGCCGCGGCGCCTGGACGCACTGA